The genome window ATAACCATTATTAAAATCTAAATTAAGATACCAAAAAGCCTCTTGCTTAGTGTATTCCTTATATTTTAAGATACTCTCTTCTCCAACTTGCTTATAATTTTTTTCTACATAAGCTAGATTATATCTTATTAAATCATCTATCATATTTTTAAAATAACTATTTTCTAAATAGCTCTTTTTAAAATCAGATACCAACACTATCTTATCTTCATATCTTTCAACTATTGGTAAAAACTCCTTAGCTGTAGATAAACTTACAAAAATCTCTTTAGCTAAATGCTTAATAGCATTTTCAATACTTTCTTTTTGCTCCTTTAGAGAGTACTTATTTTTTAAAACCTCTTCAATATCCTCTATATTTATTTTTTCATTAACTAATAACTCTTGTAAAATTATCATCTCATGAACTCTCTTAGCTGGAGTAAAAAAACTAGATAAAAAAGTTAAATAGTTATTTTCTCTATCATTAAGTAAAGGAATTTCCTCTCTAGGTTTTAAAATTCTAAGAACCTCATCATAAGTTTTCTTATATTTTAAGATTACACTTGGTTCTATCATATTTTTTTCAAAAAAATCATATAACATAGGTATTCTTCCTAACTGCTTTTCAAGAAGTATAAAATCTTTCTCTATATTTTTCTTTGTAGAAAAATTTGTTTTATTTATATTTTCAAAAATTCTCTCTTTAACTATCTCTTCAAAAATTATAGAACTCTCTCCTGGAATCATATCAGTTCCATTCATAATAAATCTCTTCATATAATCTTTATCATAGTTGCTATTTTGAGAAACAGCTATTGGAATTAAAAAGTTTTTCTCATAATTTCCTATAAAATCAAGTATAACTACATACTCTTTATCTGGATACTTTCTAAGTCCTCTTCCTAATTGCTGAATATACACAATAGATGACTCTGTAGGACGTAGAAGTATTACTTGATTTACACAAGGAATATCTACCCCTTCATTGAATATATCCACAGTTATAATATATTCTATCTTTCCATTTTCAAGGTCACTTATAGCCTTTTCTCTTTTCTCATCACTGTCATCTCCAACTAAAGCTATGGATTTTACCCCTTTTTCTTGAAATTTTTCCTCAAGAAGTAGAGCTTCATCTACACGAGATACGAAGATAAGTCCATGTAACTTTTCTCCACTATATCCATAAAATCTACTTTTTTCTAAAATATGATTTACTCTCTCCTCAGTTGTAAGTTTCTTTATGCTACTTTTTTCATTGATCAACTCTCCATCTATCTCTATATCAGAGATACCAAAGTAATGAAAAGGACACAGTAACTCTTCCTTTAAAGCATCATGTAATCTAATCTCATAAGCTATATTATTATCAAATAACCTATATATATCAAAGTTATCCCCTCTCTCTGGAGTAGCTGTCATTCCCAATAAAAATTTAGGAGTAAAATAGTTGATAACCTTTTGATAACTCTTTGCTCCCCCATGATGTACTTCATCTACCACTATATAATCAAAATAATCTGGAGAGAATTTTGTCAAGTGATTCTCTTTACTAAGAGTTTGTATCATAGCAAAAACTACATCTGCCCCTTCTACTTCCTCATCTCCATAGATTGCTATTTTTTTTTCTCTTAAAATATTCTCATAGGCTTCCTTTGCTTTTTGTAGTATAGTTTTTCTATGGGCTATAAAAAGTACTCTTTGAGGATTGGTATTTTTTACATCAAAAGCACTAAGATAAGTTTTTCCCGTACCTGTTGCACTTATAAGTAACCCTCTTTTTTCATAACTTCTTAAAACTTTCAAATTTTCAAGAGCTTGTCTTTGCATAAGATTAGGAGTGATATCTCTATATTCCTTTACCTCTTGTTTTCTCTTTTCTTTATATTCCTTTGTAAGTTTATATATTTTTTCATACTCTTCAAGAGATGATATATCTAATCTTGGAACCTTATCAAAGATTTCATAAAAGTTATTTAAAATATCAAATGCTATCTTTCCATCTTTAAGAGAGTTAATTTTTAAATTCCATTCAAAATTTACAGTGAGAGCAGTTTGAGTAAGATTGCTACTTCCCACTATCATTGTCCAAATATCTCCCTTTCTAAAGAAATACCCCTTAGCATGAAACTTTTCATCTGACAATATCTTTAACTCTATATTTCTAAATTCTAAGAGTTTTTTAAGGGCCTTAGGTTGAGTAAAAGTGAGATAATCTCCAGTTAATATTTTTCCTTTTATTCCTCTTTCATCTAAATCTTTTAACTGCTCAAGGATCATTGTAACTCCACCTAGAGTTATAAAGGCAACTGAGATTATAAACTCATCACAGTTTTCTAACTCTTTTCTAATTAGGCTAATTATCTTTTCTTCTCTATTGGAAATAAGCTTATGTTGGTAAGATAGTGTCGATTCCATATTTCTATCTATTAAACTTGTTTTTAAACTATCTATTAATATATTCTCCACTATCTTCTCTTCTCCCTATAAGCATAGTCTATAAATTTAAACTTGTCTGGTCTATGTCTTGCCTCTGTATATTGGAAAAGATGTCCTCCTTCTAAATATGTAAAGGACTTTACAACAACTACCATGTCAAAATCCTTTATATCTAAAAGTTCTCTATCTTCATCTGTTATCTTATGCACAGTAATCTCCTTAGTACAATAACTAATTTTTAAACCTAAATCATTTTCTAAATACTCATACAAAGAATCTTGAGCAGCTTTTAAAGGAATATTTGCTACATATTTTCTTGGAATATAATCCTTATCTATAATTATTCTCTCTCCCTCTATTTTTCTTATACGTATAAGTTTAAAATATTCTTCATCTTTACTGATACCTAATTTTTTAATAATCTCCTTTTCTCCCTTAGCTATTTCAAGATTTTCTACATAGGTAGAGTTTTCAACTCCTACATGTAACTCTTTAAAAGATTTTATTGCAGAGATTGGAAAATTAAACTGATTTCTACTAGCTACAGTAGCTACCTTTCCCTTAGATTTTTCTATATGTCCATCTTGTACTAACATGTTTAAGGCTTTTCTCACAGTATCCCTAGACATGTTATACATCTCCATTAACTCTTTTTCAGAGGGAAGCTTATCTCCCTCTTGTAACTCCTTATTCTCTATCTGCTCTAAAAGCTTATTATATAATTGAATATACTTGCTTTCCATAATATTTTCTCCTTTTTTCTATCTAGTTATAATATAACATACATGTTAGAATTATTCAAATAATAAAATTTATTCTTGACTAAGATATACGTATATGTTATGCTAATTTCATAAAACATATACGTATAAGGAGTTGAGAAAATGAATTTTGAAAATAAGGTCGTTTATCAAATTTATCCTAAATCTTTTTATGATAGTAATAATGATGGTATTGGGGACTTAA of uncultured Fusobacterium sp. contains these proteins:
- a CDS encoding DEAD/DEAH box helicase, with the protein product MENILIDSLKTSLIDRNMESTLSYQHKLISNREEKIISLIRKELENCDEFIISVAFITLGGVTMILEQLKDLDERGIKGKILTGDYLTFTQPKALKKLLEFRNIELKILSDEKFHAKGYFFRKGDIWTMIVGSSNLTQTALTVNFEWNLKINSLKDGKIAFDILNNFYEIFDKVPRLDISSLEEYEKIYKLTKEYKEKRKQEVKEYRDITPNLMQRQALENLKVLRSYEKRGLLISATGTGKTYLSAFDVKNTNPQRVLFIAHRKTILQKAKEAYENILREKKIAIYGDEEVEGADVVFAMIQTLSKENHLTKFSPDYFDYIVVDEVHHGGAKSYQKVINYFTPKFLLGMTATPERGDNFDIYRLFDNNIAYEIRLHDALKEELLCPFHYFGISDIEIDGELINEKSSIKKLTTEERVNHILEKSRFYGYSGEKLHGLIFVSRVDEALLLEEKFQEKGVKSIALVGDDSDEKREKAISDLENGKIEYIITVDIFNEGVDIPCVNQVILLRPTESSIVYIQQLGRGLRKYPDKEYVVILDFIGNYEKNFLIPIAVSQNSNYDKDYMKRFIMNGTDMIPGESSIIFEEIVKERIFENINKTNFSTKKNIEKDFILLEKQLGRIPMLYDFFEKNMIEPSVILKYKKTYDEVLRILKPREEIPLLNDRENNYLTFLSSFFTPAKRVHEMIILQELLVNEKINIEDIEEVLKNKYSLKEQKESIENAIKHLAKEIFVSLSTAKEFLPIVERYEDKIVLVSDFKKSYLENSYFKNMIDDLIRYNLAYVEKNYKQVGEESILKYKEYTKQEAFWYLNLDFNNGYQVSGYTVFEEQRKVILFITLDDTPPFTQYDNQFFDNRRFTWYSKNQRCLKRNGKLTAEGKIAENYYTLEAFIKKKSGENFYYLGQVKEVLNPKEIINYKGNSVVEYELKLKNEIENNLYEYLLMKN
- the treR gene encoding trehalose operon repressor, with the translated sequence MESKYIQLYNKLLEQIENKELQEGDKLPSEKELMEMYNMSRDTVRKALNMLVQDGHIEKSKGKVATVASRNQFNFPISAIKSFKELHVGVENSTYVENLEIAKGEKEIIKKLGISKDEEYFKLIRIRKIEGERIIIDKDYIPRKYVANIPLKAAQDSLYEYLENDLGLKISYCTKEITVHKITDEDRELLDIKDFDMVVVVKSFTYLEGGHLFQYTEARHRPDKFKFIDYAYREKRR